Genomic DNA from Pelorhabdus rhamnosifermentans:
AATAAGTCCGGCCGCCTGGAGGCCAAGGATGGCACTTTTACCATAGGCGCGCGTCAGGCCGCCTGCACCCAGTTTGATGCCGCCAAAATAGCGTGTGACGACAATGACGGCATTTTTTATCGACTTTTTTCTGAGCACATCGAGTATGGGGCGTCCTGCCGTACCAGAGGGTTCTCCGTCGTCATCGGCTTTTTGAATATCATCATGAAAGCCTAGGGTATAGGCTGAGCAGTTGTGTGTAGCATCAAAATGCTTTTTTTTAATATGCTGAATAAATTCTTGTGCAGCAAATTCTGTTGAGACGGCAGCTGTGTAGGCGATAAATAATGATTTTTGAATTTCATATTCAGCGCGGGCTTGTTTTTGTATAGTCAAGTATTCGTTCATGGAAAAGTCCCCCAGATTATTTGTTTTGAAGCAAAGGAGAAGCGATGTTCTACTTAATTAAATTTCTCTATACTGC
This window encodes:
- a CDS encoding YigZ family protein; the encoded protein is MNEYLTIQKQARAEYEIQKSLFIAYTAAVSTEFAAQEFIQHIKKKHFDATHNCSAYTLGFHDDIQKADDDGEPSGTAGRPILDVLRKKSIKNAVIVVTRYFGGIKLGAGGLTRAYGKSAILGLQAAGLITKVRYDRFTVSLDYTYQGGLENQLINHHFILRERIFTDRVSFTVLARHDCQEEFIQLMNEQTNGTGQIKACGEEYVDEIPAETN